The following proteins are encoded in a genomic region of Triticum dicoccoides isolate Atlit2015 ecotype Zavitan chromosome 1B, WEW_v2.0, whole genome shotgun sequence:
- the LOC119333862 gene encoding uncharacterized protein LOC119333862, which yields MNCSFLRAAAVAVVVAVLVATAGAASFVSVAPLPSVLLFSRPCVLWIAANVIVVSLWLLCHRGTAVAAGLPSAASDVSAAMGGMLFPSSEHDVFAAAPDAVVAPPAPVSTSRPREARTAKRPVDRPRVRKKLAGEGTATVGAAAAEAKPEGKKERSEEETPTASAAATESEAVGVDDVSMDSAWQSIVRSGAARPVAVRKSETWGGEELPRMRRAADKAVVARREMRKSATMVPASPPHPAAASSPVAARQGWRTRDVLGMAQDELLRRAESFIRRQHEHLRMQRQESEQRQAMERDRRRPAPIRV from the coding sequence ATGAACTGCTCCTTCCTCAGGGCAGCGGCGGTCGCCGTGGTCGTGGCCGTCCTGGTGGCCACGGCGGGCGCAGCCTCCTTCGTCTCCGTCGCGCCTCTCCCCTCCGTTCTCCTCTTCTCCCGTCCCTGCGTCCTGTGGATCGCCGCCAACGTCATCGTCGTCTCGCTCTGGCTCCTTTGCCACCGCGGAACCGCCGTCGCGGCCGGACTCCCGTCCGCGGCCAGCGACGTATCCGCTGCCATGGGCGGCATGCTCTTTCCTTCCTCGGAACACGACGTCTTTGCTGCCGCTCCTGACGCCGTCGTCGCGCCGCCGGCGCCGGTCTCGACGAGCCGGCCGCGGGAAGCGAGAACGGCCAAGAGGCCGGTCGACCGCCCCCGCGTGCGGAAGAAGCTCGCCGGCGAGGGCACGGCCACGGTGGGAGCCGCCGCGGCGGAGGCCAAGCCCGAGGGCAAGAAGGAACGCAGCGAGGAGGAGACGCCGACAGCCTCCGCCGCTGCGACTGAGTCCGAGGCAGTTGGCGTCGACGACGTGTCCATGGACTCGGCGTGGCAGTCCATCGTGAGGAGCGGCGCGGCGCGGCCGGTGGCCGTGCGGAAGAGCGAGACGTGGGGCGGCGAGGAGCTGCCGCGGATGCGGCGCGCGGCCGACAAGGCCGTGGTCGCGCGGAGGGAGATGCGGAAGTCGGCCACGATGGTCCCGGCCTCCCCGCCGCACCCGGCCGCGGCGTCGTCCCCGGTGGCGGCGAGGCAGGGGTGGCGCACCAGGGACGTGCTGGGGATGGCGCAGGACGAGCTCCTCCGCCGCGCCGAGAGCTTCATCCGGAGGCAGCACGAGCACCTGCGCATGCAGCGGCAGGAGTCCGAGCAGCGCCAGGCCATGGAGCGCGACCGCCGCCGCCCTGCCCCCATCCGCGTCTAG